The following proteins are co-located in the Leptospira sp. GIMC2001 genome:
- a CDS encoding PrsW family glutamic-type intramembrane protease: MILFKMLPGVLVAFSFYYFYSKIFFQPPSIILRAVAFFFSLSAVGLAIFFEMFLETMFLVDNGWGQAFILSSLPEEIAKFSFIFLYFKLNKIEHSLDEGIFYGILFGLFFGLVENLFYTDNLDFWPMMVRSTTALPLHMLTGGILGAFVITYENSNKMNFPSIDLFRGFIIVYLLHGFYNLGVFQSFDYLYLLPPILFLGFIILEYEIMVSRNTLPKQVMDLIDLKWDDYRSIHQFKQYLDWIDLDQEQFSQKQISILKRPNKRTIFGSLFFLVLSILFLLYFILHPEMITKTFFGINFPEFLSIFIFYPFFIAVTLAFSGTLNPEYFRSKVLRVPIFVSLQISCATYSEMTVVFYISRKGFYIPLMQPNMFTDDIELDFWIAGRSISGVRGKVYWRDKSEKENSGALIKFIGIPWKLIFYWNYAVSKQRFKNLIKIPKIYIASNQ, encoded by the coding sequence ATGATCCTGTTCAAAATGCTACCAGGGGTTCTGGTAGCATTTTCATTTTATTATTTCTATAGCAAAATCTTTTTCCAACCCCCCAGTATTATACTTCGTGCGGTAGCTTTTTTCTTTTCTCTTTCTGCTGTTGGTCTAGCCATTTTTTTTGAAATGTTTCTAGAAACTATGTTCCTCGTAGACAATGGATGGGGACAAGCGTTCATTCTGTCCTCACTGCCCGAAGAGATAGCTAAATTCTCTTTTATTTTTCTATATTTCAAACTGAACAAAATCGAACATAGCCTGGACGAAGGTATTTTTTATGGGATATTGTTTGGTTTATTTTTTGGTTTAGTGGAGAATCTTTTCTATACTGATAACCTTGACTTCTGGCCTATGATGGTTCGGTCAACAACTGCTCTTCCCTTGCATATGTTGACTGGTGGAATCCTCGGTGCGTTTGTGATCACGTATGAAAATTCAAATAAAATGAATTTCCCATCGATAGATTTGTTTCGAGGATTCATAATTGTTTATTTACTGCATGGATTCTATAACTTAGGAGTTTTTCAATCTTTTGATTATCTCTATTTACTTCCGCCAATTCTATTCCTTGGATTTATCATTCTAGAATATGAAATCATGGTATCGCGCAATACACTTCCGAAACAAGTAATGGATTTGATCGATTTAAAATGGGATGATTACAGAAGCATCCACCAATTCAAGCAGTATCTAGATTGGATCGACTTAGATCAGGAGCAATTCTCACAAAAACAGATTAGCATTCTCAAAAGACCCAATAAGAGAACAATATTTGGTTCACTTTTCTTTTTAGTTCTGAGTATACTTTTTCTGCTCTACTTCATTTTGCATCCTGAGATGATCACCAAAACATTTTTTGGAATTAACTTTCCAGAATTTTTGAGCATCTTTATATTCTATCCTTTTTTTATTGCTGTAACACTTGCTTTCTCTGGAACACTAAACCCAGAGTATTTTCGTTCTAAAGTACTCAGAGTGCCTATTTTTGTATCACTTCAGATTTCCTGTGCAACTTACTCGGAGATGACCGTAGTATTTTATATCTCTCGAAAAGGATTCTATATCCCTTTGATGCAACCAAATATGTTCACTGATGACATCGAACTGGATTTTTGGATCGCAGGCCGATCCATTTCGGGCGTTCGTGGAAAGGTTTACTGGAGAGATAAATCCGAAAAAGAAAATTCTGGTGCATTGATAAAATTCATTGGTATTCCTTGGAAACTGATTTTCTATTGGAATTACGCGGTATCCAAACAACGCTTTAAAAACTTGATTAAGATACCGAAAATATATATAGCAAGTAACCAATAA
- a CDS encoding LruC domain-containing protein produces the protein MDKIIIILVALSLGVSCSNKKEGFPLFLALLGAGGSPTSEAAPGVEVPEGATVETVDDTTVVIHIPTTEEETSTEDSTPPSTAVNTDNQDQLGENEFNYQTVTTIPIEIQVNDDDGPVEGAVVTIVDPTDNENPDILFQQVTDETGTASGSITVPTDVETVQANINLGDVIVSTTIPTTGTNPETGAQQDVVQIDRDVTVGGSHNPPAHFTDSDGDGIADANDDYPDDPSRSTLTRFPRSGVNTIAFEDLYPTAGDADLNDYVLFFNTEEDQNAQGKIVGIRGSFEHVARGAGYRHTLNLKLNVPTGATLSTVHFKNRNNKSIQENSDNVVLSASDLANGIPLLEESSKTISTPNNNAAHANNLKFGDVVHFEITFDQPVTRAQLGSAPYDLYAYVVNTNKNIHLPGRYYDNSGKDVFMDSKGFPWAIIVPGKWKWPLESKDIRKADQTGYADFNVWAESKGSLKRTWYTNVTDPSKVFPLPNESNLAGFLAKAAQDNWLVIALGLLITGLSTGYFLTRKNQGHLSN, from the coding sequence ATGGATAAAATTATTATAATACTAGTGGCATTGAGCCTGGGAGTTTCCTGTTCAAATAAAAAAGAAGGATTCCCACTTTTCCTTGCCTTACTCGGAGCGGGTGGTTCACCAACATCTGAAGCAGCTCCTGGTGTTGAAGTTCCAGAAGGTGCTACAGTTGAAACTGTGGATGATACAACAGTTGTGATTCATATACCGACTACGGAAGAAGAAACCTCAACAGAAGATTCAACACCTCCTTCAACTGCTGTAAATACTGATAACCAAGACCAACTTGGCGAAAATGAATTCAATTACCAAACTGTTACAACAATTCCAATTGAGATTCAAGTAAATGATGATGATGGTCCAGTTGAAGGAGCGGTGGTTACGATTGTTGACCCAACAGACAATGAGAATCCAGACATTCTATTCCAACAAGTTACTGACGAAACTGGAACTGCCTCTGGATCGATTACAGTTCCAACCGATGTGGAAACTGTTCAAGCCAATATCAACTTGGGAGACGTAATCGTTTCAACCACAATTCCAACAACAGGAACCAATCCTGAGACAGGCGCGCAACAAGATGTAGTTCAAATTGATCGCGATGTAACAGTTGGTGGATCTCACAATCCTCCTGCACACTTCACAGACTCTGACGGTGACGGAATTGCCGATGCAAATGACGATTATCCCGATGATCCATCCAGATCAACTCTTACAAGATTTCCTAGATCAGGTGTGAATACAATTGCATTCGAAGACTTATACCCAACTGCTGGGGATGCTGACTTGAACGATTACGTTCTTTTCTTCAACACTGAAGAAGATCAAAACGCTCAAGGCAAAATTGTAGGAATCCGAGGATCTTTTGAGCACGTTGCAAGAGGAGCCGGATATCGTCACACTCTAAACTTGAAATTGAATGTGCCAACTGGTGCAACTCTTTCAACAGTTCATTTCAAGAACCGAAACAACAAAAGCATTCAAGAAAATTCCGACAATGTTGTGTTAAGTGCAAGTGATCTTGCAAACGGGATTCCACTTCTTGAAGAAAGTAGCAAAACAATCAGCACTCCAAACAATAATGCGGCACATGCCAATAATTTAAAATTTGGTGATGTTGTTCATTTTGAAATCACTTTTGACCAACCTGTAACTAGAGCTCAACTTGGATCTGCACCGTATGATCTATATGCCTATGTGGTAAACACGAACAAAAACATTCACTTACCAGGTAGATACTATGACAACAGTGGAAAAGATGTATTCATGGACTCTAAAGGTTTTCCATGGGCAATCATTGTTCCAGGAAAATGGAAGTGGCCTCTAGAAAGCAAAGACATAAGAAAAGCAGACCAAACTGGTTATGCTGACTTCAATGTTTGGGCAGAAAGCAAAGGTTCACTAAAGAGAACATGGTATACAAATGTAACTGATCCATCTAAAGTATTCCCTCTTCCGAATGAATCAAACTTAGCTGGATTCTTAGCGAAAGCTGCTCAAGACAATTGGCTTGTGATCGCTCTTGGGTTACTGATAACAGGACTTTCTACAGGCTACTTTTTGACTCGCAAAAACCAAGGACATCTTTCTAACTAG
- a CDS encoding gamma-glutamylcyclotransferase family protein, whose product MANKTKIFVYGTLRSNGSNHFRMKNCELIAGNVRIRNYRMYSKKDYPIISKSIEFSTIVGDIFEIENQLLTELDRYEEIGTNEYKRIWDNDNGFWIYVSPKEILGLESIPDGDWIDFFEKNSV is encoded by the coding sequence ATGGCGAACAAAACTAAGATTTTTGTTTATGGAACTTTGAGAAGCAACGGATCCAATCACTTTCGAATGAAAAATTGCGAGCTTATTGCAGGTAATGTTCGGATTCGAAATTACAGAATGTATTCCAAAAAAGATTATCCGATCATTTCCAAAAGTATTGAATTTTCTACCATTGTTGGTGATATTTTTGAAATAGAAAATCAATTACTTACTGAACTAGATAGATATGAAGAGATCGGGACAAATGAATACAAAAGAATTTGGGATAATGACAACGGTTTTTGGATTTATGTCTCTCCAAAAGAAATCTTGGGCTTAGAATCCATCCCAGACGGAGATTGGATTGATTTTTTTGAAAAAAATTCAGTTTAA
- a CDS encoding ubiquinone/menaquinone biosynthesis methyltransferase encodes MSKFTMPDQESKSSFVKENFEKIASKYDLFNDLNSGFLHKVWKNELVRYLDKQDCRIILDLCCGTGDIAYRISKLPNLEKLYAVDFAPSMLQVATNRLKDSSKSESMVGDAMNLNQFTNESLDAVTIGFGLRNVTDLRACLKEIYRVLKPGGVYLNLDVGKVRNPIIRFFADFYFFRIVPIMGYLIWGGKNSMFDYLPVSSISYPGQDELQKILEESGFVDVKYKNFVFGNAVLHISYKPKS; translated from the coding sequence ATGTCCAAATTTACTATGCCAGATCAAGAATCTAAATCGAGTTTCGTCAAAGAAAATTTCGAAAAGATTGCCTCCAAGTATGATTTATTCAATGATCTAAACAGTGGTTTCTTGCATAAAGTCTGGAAGAATGAGCTTGTCCGGTATTTAGATAAGCAAGATTGCAGAATTATTTTGGATCTATGTTGTGGAACAGGAGACATTGCTTATCGGATTTCCAAATTACCAAATTTGGAAAAGTTATATGCAGTAGATTTTGCTCCATCGATGTTGCAAGTCGCAACGAATAGATTAAAAGATTCTTCAAAATCGGAATCCATGGTAGGCGATGCAATGAATCTCAATCAATTTACGAATGAGAGTTTAGATGCCGTAACCATTGGATTTGGTCTGCGAAATGTAACTGACCTTAGAGCTTGCCTCAAAGAAATCTACCGAGTTCTAAAACCAGGAGGAGTATATTTGAATTTGGATGTGGGGAAAGTGCGTAATCCAATCATTCGATTCTTTGCAGATTTTTATTTTTTCAGAATTGTTCCCATCATGGGTTATTTAATCTGGGGTGGTAAGAATTCCATGTTCGATTACCTACCCGTTTCTTCTATCAGCTATCCAGGACAAGATGAATTGCAAAAAATTCTTGAGGAATCTGGTTTCGTGGATGTAAAATACAAAAATTTTGTTTTCGGAAATGCTGTTTTACATATATCTTATAAGCCAAAATCTTGA
- a CDS encoding MotA/TolQ/ExbB proton channel family protein: MADIYYIILNAGWIGIVLICFSILNFGIFISVYLRIRRYEKIFHSQNWAESELLKPVLDRLKQTYEKISDHNKSNHLHRYNINAIDSVDQEWEEISHDLVISSTWIGSLAGIATLLGLLGTVIGIQSSFAKMQSLGQATLDVFASGVSMALSTTILGLLVAIPSYLLLQWIKARLLHLEKKVYNSLGDYLKNLS; encoded by the coding sequence ATGGCTGATATTTACTACATCATTTTAAATGCAGGGTGGATTGGAATCGTTTTGATATGCTTCTCGATATTAAATTTCGGAATATTTATTTCTGTTTATTTAAGAATTCGTAGATACGAAAAAATCTTCCATTCTCAGAATTGGGCAGAATCCGAACTACTAAAACCTGTTCTAGATCGCTTGAAGCAAACATATGAAAAAATTTCTGACCATAATAAATCCAACCATTTGCATAGATACAATATCAATGCAATAGATTCTGTTGATCAGGAATGGGAAGAAATTTCTCATGATTTGGTGATCTCTTCTACTTGGATTGGTAGCCTGGCAGGAATTGCAACTCTACTTGGTCTTCTAGGAACCGTGATTGGTATCCAAAGCTCTTTTGCCAAGATGCAATCACTCGGACAAGCTACCTTAGATGTATTTGCGTCTGGAGTGAGTATGGCGTTATCAACTACTATACTTGGCCTACTCGTTGCAATTCCATCGTATTTACTTTTGCAATGGATCAAGGCGAGATTGCTTCATTTAGAAAAGAAAGTTTACAATAGTCTTGGAGATTATCTGAAAAATTTATCATGA
- a CDS encoding ExbD/TolR family protein: MRKRSIADALNSSGPDLNSLLDVIFILLIFTMLAVQFGKFQIMELDLPSVNQKGNTNLDEDRTIIYVQKDRYLLNELPISFEDLRKKSQAKEWQDKKVMIACEKDVTYQIFVDVLEIVKYSSPKELELGFKEK, from the coding sequence ATGAGAAAAAGATCCATCGCAGATGCTCTAAATTCTTCAGGTCCTGATCTCAATAGTCTCTTAGATGTTATATTTATACTTTTGATATTTACTATGTTAGCTGTTCAATTTGGAAAATTCCAAATTATGGAATTGGATCTGCCAAGCGTGAATCAGAAAGGGAATACAAATCTAGACGAGGATCGAACAATTATTTATGTTCAGAAAGACCGCTATCTATTGAATGAATTGCCGATATCCTTTGAAGATCTAAGAAAAAAGTCTCAAGCAAAAGAATGGCAAGACAAAAAAGTAATGATCGCATGTGAAAAAGATGTAACCTATCAAATTTTTGTAGATGTTTTAGAAATTGTCAAATACTCATCACCCAAAGAATTGGAACTTGGATTTAAGGAGAAATAA
- a CDS encoding alpha/beta hydrolase — MYTTQPQLEDLGPLKVLRVKGDPSAPTIIIFHGYGASAFDLFSLHQVLNVPQGTNWIFPDGHLKIPLGPGYFGSAWFPIDMEALQRAVMMGTVRDLTEVTHPGLDLARKNALEMIEASGIKLDNIVIGGFSQGAMLSTEITLQSNIRPKGLVLLSGTLLHRNIWADLAKSKSSLSFFQSHGKVDPVLGFKAAKELNKLLRDAGMVGEFVEFNGGHEIPTEVIDGLNRYLKQILG, encoded by the coding sequence ATGTATACCACTCAACCTCAATTAGAAGATTTAGGCCCACTCAAAGTACTGAGAGTTAAAGGCGACCCAAGTGCTCCTACAATTATTATTTTTCACGGATATGGTGCTAGTGCATTTGATCTTTTTTCATTGCATCAAGTTCTGAATGTTCCGCAAGGAACCAATTGGATTTTTCCTGATGGTCATTTAAAGATCCCCTTAGGCCCTGGTTATTTTGGAAGTGCATGGTTTCCAATAGATATGGAAGCTCTGCAGAGAGCTGTAATGATGGGAACAGTTCGTGACCTAACGGAAGTTACGCATCCTGGACTCGATTTGGCAAGAAAGAACGCATTGGAAATGATTGAGGCTAGTGGAATAAAATTGGATAATATTGTGATTGGTGGATTTAGCCAAGGTGCGATGCTGAGTACAGAAATTACTCTTCAGAGCAATATTCGTCCAAAAGGCTTGGTCCTACTTTCTGGCACTTTATTGCATCGTAATATCTGGGCTGATCTAGCTAAATCTAAATCGAGTCTTAGTTTTTTTCAATCTCACGGAAAAGTAGATCCTGTTCTCGGATTCAAGGCTGCTAAAGAACTCAATAAATTATTGCGGGATGCCGGAATGGTGGGGGAATTCGTTGAGTTCAATGGCGGGCATGAGATTCCGACTGAAGTTATTGATGGACTCAATCGGTACTTAAAACAAATCTTGGGTTGA
- a CDS encoding PAS domain-containing hybrid sensor histidine kinase/response regulator, translating to MRVNQKTIGYLNRFDNLNGDLELFKLLAQNTNEVFWLSNPKEELVFINKAYERVFQRKIDDLFDNPLDYLVSIHPDDQRTVLDSYQNEENIQDCKFNVEYRIIRPDHSIRWLWGRGFPVKDSNGEIIYRGGIISDITDIKNAANEKSRLNDLLDRTNEAARIGTWEVDPINFQATWSDMTKKIHEVPLDYIPHPIKGIQFFKEGESRERIYEVFNSAVKNNISYDVELEIVTYLGKEVWVRSIGIPEFSNGQCVRVYGTFQDITDRKLSQLALEQKERQLKLVLKGSQSGWWDLDLLTRKIEFSDQFLDMLGFDQNAFPKDLRLWRRLVHPADFPTLKNSFLGALYSIQDSCELEIRMRTQSGDYHWILAKGYITRNSKGKAIRLSGTNSDINKIKIAEIDAKNSRSIAEKANHAKSEFLANMSHEIRTPLNGIIGFSDLLFDTNLDSLQKQYSEIIIQSARSLLEIVNDVLDFSKIEAGKIEISPSRTNLTELCNEVYNIIRVQITKKKIDFLIEIDPNLPKFVDVDSFRLKQVLLNLASNAVKFTEVGKVVLAIKLHLGKIDHNQDSNYINIEFAITDTGIGIDLENQRRIFEYFTQEDNSTTRKYGGTGLGLSISNKLLNLMGSSIQVESKKNQGSKFYFILKVKNTNETAVNSNLLSTDDRILSNSEKNEVDKLQDRKIKILLVEDNKINLMFSKTAINKFFPNSIVLEATNGKEAVDSISKNPEIILMDIQMPIMDGYEATRQIRKLESNGHIPIIALSAGTMTDEKAKCLEAGMDDYLAKPITKNELYRSLCKWID from the coding sequence ATGAGGGTTAATCAGAAAACAATCGGTTATTTGAACAGATTTGATAACCTAAATGGGGATTTAGAATTGTTCAAATTACTAGCTCAGAATACAAATGAAGTTTTCTGGCTAAGTAATCCAAAAGAAGAGCTCGTATTTATCAATAAAGCATACGAAAGAGTTTTCCAGAGAAAGATTGACGATTTGTTCGACAATCCACTTGATTATCTTGTTTCGATCCATCCTGATGATCAGCGCACAGTTTTAGATTCTTACCAAAATGAAGAAAATATTCAAGATTGCAAATTCAATGTGGAGTATAGAATTATTAGGCCCGATCATTCGATACGTTGGTTATGGGGTCGTGGATTCCCAGTTAAAGACTCTAATGGTGAAATCATATATCGTGGTGGAATCATCAGTGATATTACAGATATCAAGAATGCTGCAAATGAGAAAAGCAGACTAAATGATTTATTAGATCGAACGAATGAAGCTGCTCGTATTGGAACCTGGGAAGTAGATCCGATCAATTTCCAGGCAACTTGGAGCGATATGACAAAAAAAATTCATGAAGTTCCATTAGATTATATTCCACATCCAATTAAGGGAATACAGTTTTTCAAAGAAGGTGAAAGCCGAGAAAGAATTTACGAAGTTTTCAACTCGGCTGTAAAGAATAATATATCGTACGATGTGGAACTAGAAATCGTTACTTACTTGGGAAAGGAGGTTTGGGTTAGATCCATTGGTATTCCTGAATTTTCTAATGGACAATGTGTTCGCGTTTATGGAACTTTTCAAGATATAACAGATCGTAAATTAAGCCAACTTGCTCTTGAACAGAAAGAAAGACAACTCAAATTGGTATTAAAAGGTTCTCAATCTGGTTGGTGGGATTTAGATTTATTAACTAGAAAAATTGAATTTTCCGACCAATTTCTAGATATGTTAGGTTTTGATCAGAACGCTTTTCCAAAAGATTTAAGATTGTGGAGAAGACTAGTTCATCCAGCAGATTTTCCAACTCTGAAGAACTCGTTCTTAGGTGCACTCTACAGCATTCAAGATTCTTGCGAATTAGAAATTCGTATGCGAACACAAAGTGGAGATTACCACTGGATTCTGGCAAAGGGCTATATTACCAGAAATTCAAAAGGAAAAGCAATACGATTATCTGGAACCAATAGCGATATTAATAAAATCAAAATCGCAGAAATAGATGCAAAGAATTCACGATCTATTGCCGAGAAGGCCAATCATGCAAAATCGGAATTTTTAGCGAATATGAGTCATGAAATCCGCACTCCATTGAATGGAATTATTGGATTTAGCGACCTTCTCTTTGATACAAATCTTGATTCATTACAGAAACAATATTCGGAAATAATTATACAATCTGCAAGATCACTTCTCGAAATTGTGAATGATGTTCTTGACTTTTCTAAAATTGAAGCTGGCAAAATTGAAATATCTCCGTCCAGGACAAATTTAACAGAGCTATGCAATGAAGTTTATAATATTATACGAGTCCAAATTACTAAGAAAAAAATTGACTTTCTGATAGAAATCGATCCGAATTTGCCCAAGTTCGTTGATGTAGATTCATTTCGTCTAAAGCAAGTTTTACTCAATCTTGCAAGTAATGCAGTAAAATTCACAGAAGTCGGAAAAGTAGTCTTAGCTATAAAACTTCATTTGGGCAAGATTGACCATAATCAAGACAGCAACTATATAAATATAGAATTTGCAATAACAGACACGGGAATCGGAATCGATCTTGAGAATCAGAGAAGAATATTCGAATATTTTACACAAGAGGACAACTCAACAACTAGAAAATATGGTGGAACTGGACTCGGGCTTTCCATTTCCAATAAGCTTTTAAATCTGATGGGTTCTTCAATTCAGGTAGAAAGTAAAAAAAATCAAGGAAGTAAATTCTATTTTATCTTAAAAGTAAAGAACACTAATGAAACAGCAGTTAACAGTAATTTGTTGAGTACAGATGATCGGATTCTATCAAACTCAGAAAAAAATGAAGTTGATAAATTGCAAGACCGTAAAATAAAAATTCTATTGGTCGAAGACAACAAGATCAATCTTATGTTTTCCAAAACTGCAATCAATAAATTCTTCCCAAATTCGATCGTATTGGAAGCAACAAATGGTAAAGAAGCAGTTGATTCAATTTCTAAAAATCCAGAAATTATTCTTATGGATATTCAAATGCCAATTATGGATGGATACGAAGCCACAAGGCAAATCAGAAAATTAGAATCCAATGGACATATTCCGATCATTGCATTATCCGCAGGAACGATGACAGATGAGAAAGCAAAATGTTTAGAAGCGGGAATGGATGATTATCTAGCTAAGCCTATAACCAAAAATGAACTCTATAGATCACTTTGCAAATGGATAGATTGA
- a CDS encoding sodium:solute symporter family protein: MNIDLAIFAIYIVLLLTIGLWKSVKVQSELSYLLANRSTGLFALVATLVMTEFNTSTLLGFSSVGAIAGLWGLWLPSVFLFGLLFYAVVVAKKWKQFNGFSTAGFFTMKYGSKFGKIASACLLVAMLGFSATYIKSLVLLFSPMLACLTEWESSLIFVLIVLAFTLRGGLVSVIRTDIFGFMSVLVLIPALAFFVWINAEGGFSSFIDRFPISKSQEDLSFAYIASLIVLTMFTYISAPWYSQKIFSAKSEKTAYLSVVIAAVIVFLLYGFPVIATGLFALTGIENSNPQMSIPLIIQHFLPLGWKGFAYGVLFVAASTTLAGVWSAMTTMAISDFLKHSDAKVGISRSIYITIFFAFFSWLSANLIVDNILNKLILANIPVAALSFALLGGFYWKKTNFYGAIASVIVGIVWGIFSYYYWQEEGGYTIYWVFIGIPIIFATGGIGSLLTSNRTG; the protein is encoded by the coding sequence ATGAATATTGATCTTGCAATTTTCGCAATTTACATTGTTCTTTTGCTCACAATTGGGCTGTGGAAGAGCGTAAAAGTTCAATCAGAATTGTCCTATCTACTTGCCAATCGTAGTACGGGTTTATTTGCCCTGGTTGCAACATTGGTAATGACGGAATTCAACACATCTACTTTACTTGGGTTTTCTTCGGTTGGAGCAATTGCTGGTTTATGGGGTCTCTGGCTTCCTTCTGTATTTTTATTTGGCTTGCTGTTCTATGCAGTTGTAGTTGCAAAGAAATGGAAACAGTTTAATGGATTCTCTACGGCTGGTTTTTTTACCATGAAGTATGGATCCAAATTTGGGAAAATTGCCAGCGCATGCCTGTTAGTTGCCATGCTTGGATTCAGTGCGACTTATATCAAATCATTGGTTCTCCTTTTTTCACCGATGCTTGCTTGCTTAACGGAATGGGAATCTAGCTTAATATTTGTTCTAATTGTTCTTGCCTTCACATTGCGAGGTGGTCTAGTTTCTGTTATTCGTACTGATATTTTTGGTTTTATGTCAGTACTTGTTCTAATTCCTGCGCTCGCTTTTTTTGTTTGGATAAATGCCGAGGGTGGTTTTTCTTCTTTTATAGATAGATTCCCGATTTCCAAATCCCAAGAAGACCTCTCATTTGCTTACATAGCAAGTTTGATTGTCCTGACAATGTTTACTTATATCTCTGCACCTTGGTATTCACAAAAAATATTCTCTGCAAAGTCTGAGAAAACTGCCTACTTATCAGTAGTCATAGCGGCAGTTATAGTATTTCTACTTTATGGATTCCCTGTAATCGCTACTGGTTTATTTGCATTGACTGGTATTGAGAATTCGAATCCACAAATGTCCATCCCTCTGATAATCCAACATTTTTTGCCGTTAGGTTGGAAAGGGTTCGCCTATGGAGTTTTATTTGTGGCTGCATCAACCACACTTGCTGGTGTATGGAGTGCGATGACTACGATGGCAATCAGTGATTTTCTTAAACATTCTGATGCAAAAGTTGGGATCAGCCGATCAATTTATATTACAATATTTTTTGCATTTTTCTCTTGGCTATCGGCAAATCTCATCGTCGATAATATTTTGAATAAATTGATCCTAGCCAATATCCCTGTTGCAGCACTCAGCTTTGCTTTATTGGGTGGGTTCTATTGGAAGAAAACAAATTTTTATGGTGCAATTGCGAGCGTAATAGTCGGAATTGTGTGGGGGATTTTTTCCTATTATTACTGGCAAGAGGAAGGTGGTTATACAATTTACTGGGTATTTATCGGTATACCAATTATTTTTGCAACTGGTGGAATTGGATCTTTATTAACGTCGAATCGTACTGGCTAG
- a CDS encoding CDP-alcohol phosphatidyltransferase family protein — MHWKQIFWLPNILTLSRVIFALPAILLFHSGNLLLSYILFGFIFLTDFLDGMFARRMGLVSELGSILDPVCDKILVLSLFTYFYAIDLVPIWYYGLILLRDISQLTSVPVLLFWKKIQFKVKPKLIPKWGTALNFILLAILPSQYFLPYFLYEILVLDGILYPLLFISASIEIYILVTFLPRFYQIYIGSHDTFE, encoded by the coding sequence ATGCATTGGAAACAAATTTTCTGGCTACCCAATATACTTACTCTATCCAGGGTGATTTTTGCCCTTCCTGCAATCCTACTTTTCCATTCGGGCAATCTCTTGCTAAGTTACATTTTATTTGGATTTATTTTTCTAACAGACTTTTTAGATGGAATGTTTGCGAGACGAATGGGTTTGGTTTCTGAACTTGGGTCTATTCTTGATCCAGTCTGCGATAAAATTCTGGTTTTAAGTCTATTCACCTATTTCTATGCTATAGATCTTGTTCCAATCTGGTACTATGGTTTGATTCTCTTACGAGATATTTCTCAGCTAACATCCGTTCCTGTTCTTTTGTTTTGGAAAAAAATTCAATTTAAAGTTAAACCAAAACTAATTCCTAAATGGGGAACAGCTCTGAATTTTATTTTACTTGCAATACTTCCTTCCCAATACTTTCTTCCTTATTTCCTTTACGAAATTTTGGTTTTGGATGGCATCTTGTACCCTTTACTCTTTATCTCTGCCAGTATTGAAATCTATATACTTGTAACATTTCTCCCTCGTTTCTACCAGATTTACATTGGGAGTCATGATACATTTGAATGA